In Dermacentor andersoni chromosome 4, qqDerAnde1_hic_scaffold, whole genome shotgun sequence, the following proteins share a genomic window:
- the LOC126536571 gene encoding very long chain fatty acid elongase 4-like yields MGYMGVEHTPLFGLVRALEQVRDPRTVGWLYSGNPVPIHLILVLYVYFVKYRGPEWMKDRKPFTLVGVMRLYNISMVALNFCFMVFFFKNTYLRGNYSWLCTGIDYRPTEQSMTVLNACWWYLHVRMAEFLDTVFFVLRKKNSQVSKLHVIHHCIVVWNGWVGLTFGAEGQIMICICINCLVHVVMYSYYFLSSFGPALQPYLWWKRYLTQMQIAQLAFFVVYAIVPMVYDCNYPRVMLWIGFVQALLLLTLFCNFYLHAYRGSRRPQYAPVKKHVE; encoded by the exons ATGGGTTACATGGGCGTCGAGCACACGCCCCTGTTCGGCCTCGTACGAGCCCTGGAGCAGGTGCGGGACCCGCGGACCGTGGGCTGGCTCTACTCCGGCAACCCCGTGCCGATCCACCTGATCCTCGTGCTGTACGTGTACTTCGTCAAGTACCGCGGACCCGAGTGGATGAAGGATCGCAAGCCGTTCACCCTGGTGGGAGTCATGCGGCTCTACAACATCAGCATGGTCGCGCTCAACTTCTGCTTCATGGTGTTCTTCTTCAAGAACACCTACCTGCGCGGCAACTACAGCTGGCTGTGCACGGGCATCGACTACCGGCCCACCGAGCAGTCCATGACGGTGTTGAACGCCTGCTGGTGGTACCTGCACGTCCGTATGGCCGAGTTCCTCGACACGGTGTTCTTCGTGCTGCGAAAGAAGAACTCGCAG GTGTCGAAGTTGCACGTCATCCACCACTGCATTGTCGTTTGGAACGGCTGGGTGGGCCTGACATTCGGCGCCGAAGGCCAAATCATGATCTGCATCTGCATCAACTGCCTGGTGCACGTGGTCATGTACTCGTACTACTTTCTCTCGTCGTTCGGCCCGGCCCTGCAGCCCTACCTCTGGTGGAAGCGCTACCTGACGCAGATGCAGATCGCCCAGCTGGCCTTCTTCGTCGTGTACGCCATCGTGCCCATGGTCTACGACTGCAACTACCCGCGCGTCATGCTCTGGATAGGCTTCGTgcaggcgctgctgctgctgacgctctTCTGCAACTTCTACCTGCACGCGTACAGGGGAAGCAGAAGGCCACAGTATGCACccgtcaagaagcacgtcgagTGA